In bacterium, the genomic window TATCTCGATCATGCGTTGCAATCAGCCGAACCGCTCGCCATTATTAACGGGCCGCTCATGGTCGGTATGAAAGAAGTTGGGCGGTTGTTCGCCGATAATAAACTAATTGTCGCCGAGGTATTGGAATCGGCGGAAGCGATGAAAGTCGGCGTCGATCACTTGAAGAAATTCTTCGCGCCCGGCGCAAAATCGTCAACCCGTGGTAAAATGCTGCTCGCGACGGTGAAGGGGGATGTTCACGACATCGGGAAGAATCTCGTCGATATGATTTTCTCGAATAACGGGTATGAAGTCGTAAACCTTGGTATCAAGATTCCGCCGGATGTATTGATTCAAGCGGTGCTCGAACACAATCCTGATTTTATCGGATTATCCGGACTGTTGGTGCGCAGCGCGCAGATGATGGTTACCACCGCGCAGGATTTCAATGCGGCTGGCATCGATATTCCCTTAATTGTTGGTGGTGCCGCTCTCACAAAAAAATTTACTATGACTAAAATCGCGCTCGAGCATTTAGGTCCCACCTTCTATGCTGCCGAAGCGATGCAGGGTCTCGAATTAGCGAACCGGTTGACCGACGACGACGAGCGTCCGAAACTGTTCACCGAATGGAAGGATATTCAACAACGACTGCTTGCCTCCAGCAGCGAAAATGAACAAGAACTGCCGCCAGCGCCAAGCGGTTCGCGCTGGGAAGTATGCGAAATCCCGACTCCGCCAGACTACGATGAACATGTATTGACCGAGCTTCCGCTCGACGAAATTCTTGCTCTCATCAATCCGATGATGTTGTACGGCAAACATCTCGGACTGAAAAACTCGATGGCAAGGCTCAATAAACCGGGCGACAAGCAGGCATGGGAACTGCAGAAACAGGTGGAGAAAGTAATCGACCGCGCCGTACATTTGGGTATTCTCCGTCCCCGCGCGCTATACCGGTACTTCCTTGCTCATTCAGTGAACGAATCGTTGTATCTTATGGATGCGAAGACAAAACAGGAACTTGCACAAATTGAGTTCCCCCGCGAACGAACCGAGCCGTTCCGTTGTGCATCGGATTGGGTGCGACCGTTGGCGCAGGGTGGCAACGATTCGATGGCGATGTTTGTCGTAAATGCCGGTACCGAAGTCGGTAAATTGGCGAATGAGTGGATGAATGCCGGTGAGTTGCTAAATAGCCATATCCTCGCTTCGGTGGCGATTGAGACGGCGGAAGCGACTGCCGAGTGGATCCATAAAAAAATTCGCGCCGATTGGGGTTACCCCGACGATTCGGAAATGGCGTTTGGCGACTACATCAAATGCCGGTATCGCGGATTGCGGATCAGCTTCGGTTACCCAGCATGCCCACGGATTGAGGATCAGGAAATCTTGTTCAGATTATTGCAACCGGAGCATAAAATCGGTGTACAGTTAACCGATGGGTTTATGATGGAACCGGAAGCGTCTGTTAGCGCGCTGGTGTTTCATCACCCGACAGCGAAATATTTCTCGGCTTGACCAAACAACAAGCTATCTTACGAATCGTTCCTTGAGTTGGTAGTCGCGGGCTTTAGCCCGCGCTCAGGTAACACAAATTAAGGAAACGCGAGCTAAAGCCCGCGGCTACCATTTGTGAGATAAATTCAAAAAGTCTGGTAAGGGAACGGAATTACAAAGAATCATAAGGAGTTCAACATGGCGAACGAAGTATCGTCGGAAAAGTATCTCACCTTTCAGATTGCTGAAGAGACCTATGGTATCTCTATTTTGAAAGTGCGGGAAATCATCGGATTGATCACGATAACCAAGATTCCCCATACCCCCGATTTCATATTAGGGATAGTCAATCTCCGGGGGAAAGTGATTCCGGTGGTCGATATGCGAACCAAATTTGGCTTTCCCTATGCCGAACCAACCGAGCAAACCTGCATTATCGTGGTCGATCTTGGTCAATTCCAAGCGGGGATCGTTGTCGATAGCGTTTCCGAAGTGATGAATATCAACCAAAGCAACATCGAACCTCCACCGGCATTCGGAAGCGAGGTCGATACATCGTTCATCGTCGGGATCGGGAAGTTAAAAGAGCGGGTCGTCCTATTGTTAGATATTGAACGGGTACTCTCGATGGGGGTGGATATTGATTTTATCGGAAGCCTGACTCGCCAAACTGCCGAGGACTCGCAGTAAATAATCCATCATCACTATCCGTTTTTTTTTTGCCAACCGGTAAACTTGGTTGGTAAGTGACGATGTTTTGATTTACCTTGAAAAAATTTTTGTAAATATCGATTATCGATGCGGTTAGTCAATACGTGCTACTTGTAAACATTCTGGTGGGTAATGCTGCAAAA contains:
- a CDS encoding chemotaxis protein CheW, translating into MANEVSSEKYLTFQIAEETYGISILKVREIIGLITITKIPHTPDFILGIVNLRGKVIPVVDMRTKFGFPYAEPTEQTCIIVVDLGQFQAGIVVDSVSEVMNINQSNIEPPPAFGSEVDTSFIVGIGKLKERVVLLLDIERVLSMGVDIDFIGSLTRQTAEDSQ